From the genome of Desulfatiglans anilini DSM 4660:
CCTGACCGAGGGAATGCAATTGTCACCTTTTTCAATGTCCATATTTGGGCTGGATTGTTGCCATAGATCGGCGGATCAAATCAACCGCTCAGAGTGATTCTCCTGGTGGGATCCAAACGCTGCCCGGAGAGGAGTCGTTTCCTTATGTGCGAGCAGAAACGCACGCGAAACCACCCCTTCGAGCTGCCCGTTCGGCTGCCTCCAGTCCCAATGCTCACAGAGCCCCCGGGAAATCGCAGTTCGGGTGTGTTCCTGGTGTCTGCTTATTTTATCGCGGATCAACGCGAGATCTTTCTCTGATCTGAAAACTGCGAATATGAGAGAGGGAAGCGTTAAAAAAGAGAAAAGAGCATGAGAGTGAAGCGTTGAAAAAGCTTGAAGAATGTGAACATGAAGGAAAAGATGTGGAAGGATAAGGAGGGCGGCATCCAAGGAGGCCAGCCTTGTTTCGAAACGCCAACGATTCGACTATGCTGAAAAATAGGGAAAAAGACAGATGGGCATCTTAGCGTGGATCATATTGGGTTTGATCGCAGGCGCCCTTGCCAAATGGGTCATGCCGGGCAGAGACGGCGGGGGAATCATCGTCACCATTCTACTGGGCATTGCCGGGGCGTTCGTAGGCGGCTGGATCGGCTCCTTTCTGGGGCTGGGCACGACAGGCGGCCTGAGTATCGGCAGCATCATCACGGCTGCGGCCGGGGCTTTCCTGCTGTTGTTCATCTACCGCCGAATTAAAAGGAAATCTTGAATATTCCTTGAAGGATAGGTCTAGGATCAGCTCGATCCTCAATCTCTTCAAGGATGCTCGCTTATGGCACTGTGATAGGCCTGAGATTATCGGGGCAGGCAGCAATCAGACAGACCTTATCTGAAAAGGGGGCGCCCATGACTCAAGTGAAGACGCATGAATTCTTCAACGCCACGGACTACTTTCTCGACCGGAATATCCGTCGGGGCCTGGGCCATAAGGTGGCTGTCTATACGGAGCATCGGAACTACACGTACAACGACATACAGAAAATGACGAACAAGTCAGCCAACGCGTTCCGTGAACTCGGGGTGATGGTCGACGATCGCATCCTGATCCTGATGCTCGATGTTCCGCAGTTCTATGCCATCTTTTGGGGGGCCATCCGGATCGGGGCCGTTCCTATCCCCATCAACACCATGCTCTCTCCTGAGGATTATGAATACTATCTCAACGACAGCAGGGCAAAGGTCCTCGTCATTTCAGAGCAGATGTTCCCCTCCATATCCCAGATCGAGGGCGACCTCCGGTATCTCAGGGACCTGATCATCCTATCGGACACCAAAGGCGCCCACATCCCCTTCAAGCAGATGTACCGTCATGCCCCTGCAACGGCCAAGACGGAATCCACCACCAAGGACGATATCGGCTTCTGGCTCTACAGCTCGGGTTCCACAGGCGCACCCAAAGGCGCCATTCATTCCCAGTACGATATGGTTACGGCCACGGAGGGCTTTGGCAAGCGTGTGCTCGGCTTGACAGAGAATGACATCCTCTTCTCCGCGGCCCGCCTCTTTTTCGCCTACGGCCTGGGCAATTCTTGCTACCTGCCCTTTGGCGTCGGGGCCTCCGTTGTATTGAATGCTGAAGCCCCCAAGCCTGAAAATGTGTTCCACCATATCGAACGGTTCCGTCCCACGGTCTTTTTCGGGGTTCCGACACTCTACGGTCAGATGCTCGAATATCTGGAGAAGCGGGACAGGGAGACCGGCGCCACACCCGACCCCAATGCCGCTCACGAGTTGTCTTCGGTCCGTATCTGCTTTTCGGCCGGGGAAGCCCTCCCGCCTGAACTCTATCACCGGTGGAAGAAGCGTTTCGGCATCGACATCCTCGATGGCATCGGGACAACCGAGCTTCTCCACATCTTCATCTGCAATCGACCGGGCGATGTACGGCCCGGGTCCAGCGGGAAGCCTGTGCCCGGATATGAGGTGAAATTGGTTGACGATCGGGGAGAGGCGGTCCAAAAGGGCGAGATCGGCACCCTCCTGGTCAAAGGCGGGACCGCTGCTCAGCAGTATTGGCGGAAACGGCAGAAGACGCTCTCCACCATGCAGGGGGAGTGGATCAACACGGGGGACAAATATTATGAAGATCCCGACGGTTACTTCTGGT
Proteins encoded in this window:
- a CDS encoding GlsB/YeaQ/YmgE family stress response membrane protein, producing the protein MGILAWIILGLIAGALAKWVMPGRDGGGIIVTILLGIAGAFVGGWIGSFLGLGTTGGLSIGSIITAAAGAFLLLFIYRRIKRKS
- a CDS encoding benzoate-CoA ligase family protein; its protein translation is MTQVKTHEFFNATDYFLDRNIRRGLGHKVAVYTEHRNYTYNDIQKMTNKSANAFRELGVMVDDRILILMLDVPQFYAIFWGAIRIGAVPIPINTMLSPEDYEYYLNDSRAKVLVISEQMFPSISQIEGDLRYLRDLIILSDTKGAHIPFKQMYRHAPATAKTESTTKDDIGFWLYSSGSTGAPKGAIHSQYDMVTATEGFGKRVLGLTENDILFSAARLFFAYGLGNSCYLPFGVGASVVLNAEAPKPENVFHHIERFRPTVFFGVPTLYGQMLEYLEKRDRETGATPDPNAAHELSSVRICFSAGEALPPELYHRWKKRFGIDILDGIGTTELLHIFICNRPGDVRPGSSGKPVPGYEVKLVDDRGEAVQKGEIGTLLVKGGTAAQQYWRKRQKTLSTMQGEWINTGDKYYEDPDGYFWCAGRGDDMLKVGGIWVSPVEVENCIIEHPGVGEVAVVGKADEKGLVKPKAFVVLREGYHPSEELEKEIKQWVLDRIAKYKYPRWVEFVEVLPKSATGKIQRYKLR